The proteins below are encoded in one region of Scomber japonicus isolate fScoJap1 chromosome 24, fScoJap1.pri, whole genome shotgun sequence:
- the LOC128354114 gene encoding stomatin-like protein 2, mitochondrial, whose amino-acid sequence MLGALYRGGGVVLKNSFRTVPRLWGTPTQQRWASRLPMNTVVLFVPQQEAWVIERMGRFHRILEPGLNLLIPVLDRIRYVQSLKEIVIDVPEQSAVSLDNVTLQIDGVLYLRILDPFKASYGVEDPEYAVTQLAQTTMRSELGKLTLDKVFRERESLNSNIVHSINQASDEWGIRCLRYEIKDIQVPPRVKESMQMQVEAERKKRATVLESEGTRESAINIAEGYKQAQILASEGEKAEKINKAAGEAQAILAKAEAKAKAICVLSQALTEQNGGAAASLSVAEQYVSAFSNLAKESNTILLPSNSGDISGMVTQAMTIYNTLAKPVPQIEHIKTKMEEPGEEPPVQSTSAQ is encoded by the exons ATGTTGGGGGCATTGTATAGGGGTGGCGGCGTCGTTTTAAAG AACTCCTTCAGGACTGTGCCCAGGCTGTGGGGGACTCCCACCCAGCAACGATGGGCCTCCCGTTTACCCATGAACACTGTGGTCCTGTTTGTGCCGCAGCAGGAAGCCTGGGTGATCGAGAGGATGGGTCGCTTTCACCGGATCTTAGAGCCG GGACTGAACCTCCTCATTCCCGTACTTGACAGAATTCGTTATGTGCAGAGCCTTAAAGAGATTGTAATCGACGTTCCTGAACAGTCAGCTGTATCACTAG ATAACGTAACGCTGCAAATTGATGGAGTCCTTTATTTAAGAATACTGGATCCTTTTAAG GCTAGTTACGGTGTGGAGGATCCTGAGTATGCTGTGACTCAGCTCGCACAAACCACAATGCGTTCAGAACTGGGCAAACTGACGCTGGATAAAGTGTTCAGG gaaaGGGAGTCTCTTAATTCCAACATCGTCCACTCCATCAATCAGGCGTCAGATGAGTGGGGCATCCGCTGCCTGCGCTACGAAATCAAAGACATACAGGTTCCACCTCGGGTTAAAGAGTCGATGCAGATGCAG GTGGAGGCCGAGCGTAAGAAGAGAGCAACAGTGCTGGAGTCTGAGGGGACACGCGAATCGGCCATCAACATCGCAGAGGGTTACAAACAAGCGCAGATCCTTGCTTCGGAGGGCGAGAAAGCAGAGAAGATAAACAAAGCAGCTG GTGAGGCCCAAGCTATTTTGGCCAAAGCAGAAGCCAAAGCCAAAGCCATATGTGTGCTGTCACAGGCTCTGACCGAACAG AATGGGGGTGCTGCAGCCTCTTTGAGTGTTGCCGAACAGTACGTCTCTGCTTTCTCCAACCTCGCCAAAGAGTCCAACACTATCCTCCTGCCCTCCAACTCCGGTGACATCAGCGGAATGGTCACACAG GCCATGACCATTTACAACACATTGGCCAAACCAGTGCCACAAATTGAGCATATAAAGACCAAGATGGAGGAACCTGGGGAAGAGCCTCCGGTCCAGTCAACATCAGCTCAATAG
- the LOC128354116 gene encoding trace amine-associated receptor 6-like, translated as MDGSGDPQLCFPDFNSSCRRLPLPHSESALLYTLLAFISLLTVTLNLLVIISISHFQQLHTPTNTLLLSLAVSDLVVGLLVMPIEGLRYIERCWLLGRLMCALTPYVGYCMLSASLGHMVLISIDRYLAICDPLLYSTKVTLNRVKLCICLCWACSIIYNGLILMGHIGQPDRFNSCHGECVVVISQISGTIDLFVAFLGPCAIIAVLYMRVFVVAVTQMRVIYSQTAATKTRAALTVKRSERKAARTLGILIVVFLMCFCPYYYPALAGQDTSTSLSYLGVLSWLMLMNSSVNPLIYALFYSWFRKAIKLIITFRILQSRSQEVNIL; from the coding sequence ATGGATGGCAGTGGTGACCCCCAACTCTGCTTCCCTGACTTCAATTCCTCCTGCAGGCGTCTGCCGCTCCCTCACTCTGAGTCTGCACTCCTCTACACCCTGCTGGCCTTCATCTCTCTGCTCACTGTCACGCTCAACCTGCTCGTCATCATCTCCATCTCCCACTTCCAGCAGCTCCACACTCCGACCAACACCCTGCTCCTGTCTCTAGCCGTGTCCGACCTGGTGGTGGGGCTGCTAGTGATGCCTATTGAAGGTCTGCGCTACATAGAGAGGTGCTGGCTGCTGGGGAGGCTGATGTGTGCTCTGACTCCATATGTCGGTTATTGTATGCTCTCTGCCTCTTTGGGCCACATGGTGCTCATATCCATAGACCGATATCTAGCTATCTGTGACCCACTGCTCTATTCCACTAAAGTCACCCTGAACAGAGTTaaactctgtatctgtctgtgttggGCTTGTTCAATTATCTACAATGGACTGATACTAATGGGACACATAGGGCAGCCAGACAGGTTTAACTCCTGCCATGGAGAGTGTGTGGTGGTCATCAGCCAAATCTCAGGAACTATTGACCTCTTTGTTGCATTTTTGGGGCCCTGTGCTATCATAGCTGTGTTGTATATGAGGGTGTTTGTAGTGGCTGTTACTCAGATGCGTGTCATTTACTCACAGACTGCTGCCACCAAGACGAGAGCAGCTCTGACTGTTAAAAGATCAGAGAGGAAAGCAGCCAGGACTCTTGGTATTTTGATAGttgtgtttctgatgtgtttctgccCGTATTACTACCCTGCTCTGGCAGGTCAAGACACCTCCACTAGCTTGTCATACTTGGGTGTGTTGTCATGGCTGATGTTGATGAACTCCAGTGTGAACCCCCTGATCTACGCTCTGTTCTACTCCTGGTTTAGAAAAGCTATCAAACTCATCATAACATTCAGAATACTGCAGTCTCGCTCCCAGGAGGTCAACATCCTGTAG